A section of the Prochlorococcus sp. MIT 1341 genome encodes:
- a CDS encoding PLP-dependent aspartate aminotransferase family protein, which produces MDQVKSNHDEGPGINTRSIHHGESFASETGTVMPPIFPSATFAHGNLHGFDYTRSGNPNFRILESVLSSVESCKYVTVLASGVSAITAIVSTLEKGDLVLCEENLYGCTVRLFEEVFRRFDIKTVWVDFTDEKNFSKIIDLKPKMIWLESPTNPMLKVIDIAAICDYAIKVKAPVVVDNTFATPLFQRPLELGATLSLCSTTKYINGHSDALGGAICSEDATWKKKLDFAQKALGLQPSPFDCWLITRGIKTMPLRVERQSKNAFAIAQQLLNHPGIEWVRYPFLSSHPQYEIALKQMKAGGSIITLKINATQNQTYEICKSLNYFTMAESLGGIESLVCHPASMTHAYIDRDTKLKLGIDDGLIRLSIGCEDLKDLTDDLMQALETLKK; this is translated from the coding sequence GTGGATCAAGTCAAGTCAAATCATGATGAAGGACCAGGGATCAATACTCGATCGATTCATCATGGAGAAAGTTTTGCTTCTGAGACAGGCACAGTAATGCCACCTATTTTCCCTAGTGCAACATTTGCCCATGGGAACCTTCATGGATTTGATTACACCCGTTCTGGTAACCCAAACTTTCGAATTTTGGAATCTGTTTTGTCTTCGGTAGAAAGCTGCAAATACGTAACAGTACTTGCCTCTGGAGTAAGTGCAATTACAGCAATTGTCTCAACTTTAGAAAAGGGTGATTTGGTGCTTTGTGAAGAGAACCTTTATGGATGTACTGTACGTTTATTCGAGGAAGTTTTTAGACGTTTTGATATTAAGACCGTGTGGGTAGATTTTACAGACGAAAAAAATTTTTCTAAGATTATTGATTTAAAGCCAAAAATGATATGGTTGGAAAGTCCTACTAATCCAATGCTCAAAGTAATCGATATTGCTGCAATATGTGATTATGCCATTAAAGTAAAAGCCCCAGTAGTTGTAGACAATACATTTGCAACACCTCTTTTCCAGCGCCCTCTAGAGCTTGGTGCAACACTTTCATTGTGTAGTACAACTAAATACATTAATGGTCATTCTGATGCTCTAGGTGGGGCTATTTGTAGTGAGGATGCTACATGGAAGAAGAAGTTGGATTTTGCGCAAAAGGCACTTGGACTTCAACCTTCCCCGTTTGATTGTTGGTTGATTACGCGAGGGATTAAAACAATGCCTCTTCGCGTTGAACGTCAAAGTAAAAATGCCTTTGCGATTGCCCAGCAGTTGTTAAATCATCCAGGTATTGAATGGGTTCGATATCCGTTTCTTTCTAGTCACCCTCAATATGAAATTGCTCTCAAACAAATGAAGGCTGGAGGGTCAATTATTACTCTTAAAATAAATGCAACCCAAAATCAGACTTATGAAATTTGCAAAAGTTTGAATTATTTCACTATGGCAGAGAGTCTTGGTGGGATCGAAAGCCTTGTATGTCATCCAGCCTCAATGACGCATGCATATATTGATAGGGACACCAAGCTTAAGCTTGGTATTGATGATGGGCTAATACGTCTATCTATTGGATGTGAAGACCTCAAGGACCTTACTGATGACTTGATGCAAGCTCTTGAGACTTTGAAAAAGTGA
- a CDS encoding alpha-amylase family protein → MLKKDPWWQGTVIYQLIPRSFSDGNGDGIGDLKGLTSRLSYLRWLGIEAIWLTPFYPSPLEDGGYDITDFKSVHPELGDLASFHRFLTVAHDYGIKVIIDLVLNHTSHLHPWFQRARWAPKGSQERDAYVWSDDQNRYSDAPVLFRKFEASNWEWDEVAKQYYFHRFLRNQPDLNYENLWVQQQMLDVIDFWVERGVDGFRLDAVPFLFEEEGSRCEGLPKTHAFLRLVRERVDSYNRDILLLAEAIQPVNEASKYLEEKELHGAFNFVLTAHLFAAVASGNCDQLRLCLKASQEAVPGFRWALPLRNHDELWLGDGHLIPKELIKTIRTGLHQGHGHWLNWGINRRLAPLLNGDLRANRLLHALLYSLPGMPCIYYGDELGMGDWPGLRDRDPNRTPMAWSSSRNGGFSSAPDPLLVLPPITSPGYDYRVVNVEVQKQLPGSLLNWHRRMLTCRRLLPALRFGDFNLLESSHPSVIVYTRTNHAMTVLVAANLSAAGASLRLDLSRWKGARTREVLWGCEYPTAAQDWFVYLPSYGFSWWLIGEVESSRQTPNNGSGSDL, encoded by the coding sequence ATGCTTAAGAAAGATCCTTGGTGGCAAGGTACGGTTATTTATCAGTTGATACCTAGGAGTTTTTCGGATGGAAATGGTGATGGTATTGGTGATTTAAAAGGGCTAACAAGCAGACTGAGCTATTTGCGTTGGTTGGGAATTGAGGCCATTTGGTTGACGCCTTTTTATCCTTCACCCTTAGAAGACGGTGGATATGACATTACTGATTTTAAGAGTGTTCATCCTGAGCTGGGTGACTTGGCGTCATTTCATAGGTTTTTAACTGTTGCTCATGACTATGGGATCAAGGTGATTATTGATCTTGTCCTTAATCACACAAGTCATCTTCACCCTTGGTTTCAGCGTGCCCGATGGGCACCTAAAGGTAGTCAAGAGAGAGATGCATATGTTTGGAGCGATGATCAGAACCGTTATTCTGATGCCCCAGTCTTATTTAGGAAATTCGAGGCATCTAATTGGGAATGGGATGAGGTAGCAAAGCAGTATTACTTTCATCGTTTTCTGCGAAATCAACCAGATCTCAATTACGAGAACCTTTGGGTTCAACAGCAAATGCTAGATGTGATCGATTTTTGGGTAGAACGTGGTGTTGATGGATTTCGATTAGATGCTGTTCCCTTTTTGTTTGAGGAAGAGGGTAGTAGATGTGAGGGATTGCCTAAAACACATGCGTTTTTAAGGTTGGTTCGCGAAAGAGTTGATTCTTATAACCGCGACATTTTGCTCCTAGCAGAGGCAATTCAACCAGTGAATGAGGCCTCTAAATACTTGGAAGAGAAAGAGCTACATGGAGCTTTTAATTTTGTGCTTACTGCACATCTTTTCGCAGCAGTTGCCAGCGGAAATTGTGACCAGTTGCGTCTTTGCCTAAAAGCCTCTCAGGAGGCTGTCCCTGGGTTTCGATGGGCCTTGCCTCTACGTAACCATGATGAGCTATGGCTAGGTGATGGCCACTTGATACCTAAAGAACTTATAAAAACAATTCGAACTGGGCTTCATCAAGGTCACGGACATTGGCTTAATTGGGGGATAAATCGTCGACTCGCCCCTCTTTTGAATGGTGATTTAAGAGCTAATCGATTGTTGCATGCACTTTTGTATAGCCTGCCAGGAATGCCATGTATTTACTATGGAGACGAGTTGGGAATGGGTGATTGGCCGGGACTTCGTGATCGGGACCCTAATCGAACTCCAATGGCATGGAGCTCATCAAGGAATGGAGGCTTCTCTTCAGCACCAGATCCATTATTAGTTCTTCCTCCAATTACTTCTCCTGGCTATGACTATAGGGTTGTTAATGTTGAGGTTCAGAAACAACTTCCTGGATCCTTGTTGAATTGGCATCGGCGAATGCTTACTTGTCGTCGGTTATTGCCAGCGCTTAGGTTTGGAGACTTTAATCTTCTTGAGAGTAGTCATCCAAGTGTAATTGTCTACACCAGAACTAATCATGCAATGACAGTACTCGTTGCCGCTAATCTTTCCGCTGCTGGAGCTTCCTTGCGATTAGATCTCTCTAGATGGAAAGGTGCGAGGACCAGAGAAGTTCTATGGGGGTGTGAATATCCAACTGCAGCCCAAGATTGGTTCGTTTATCTGCCTTCTTATGGTTTTAGTTGGTGGCTTATTGGCGAAGTAGAGTCTTCCCGGCAAACACCTAATAATGGGAGTGGTTCAGATTTGTAG
- a CDS encoding aldehyde dehydrogenase family protein has translation MNQKYLQIKELREPVIKGITRPEKWRRVQLKRISKLINEHENEIIQALSADLKKPPTEALFEIIAVNQELKLAQEQLRQWMRPQPIGVPFSLKPGEAWTEPEPLGCVLIIGPWNYPFSLIIQPLVSALAAGNTAVLKPSENAPQTSLLIQRLINHLFPKDVVEVVTGDGEIASELVQRDFDHIFFTGGSVIGKKVMEAASKNLTPITLELGGKSPAIVLKGADLAATARRLIWGKGLNAGQTCIAPNHILVEEKLRFSLLNELKNAQISLYGENPIQSPHLAKIINGHHFERLTKLLEDARSKGQIHHGGRFSQAQRQIEPTIIEVDEQSDPLLEEELFGPLLPVLSTQNLNSAIGLIQKQPRPLAIYLFGGSKSDQQHLIEKTSSGSICFNDVVMQAGIPDLPFGGVGASGMGRYHGYAGFKTFSNEKSILKRPFWFDIKLRYPPYNLDPKVLKNLLG, from the coding sequence TTGAACCAAAAGTACTTACAAATCAAAGAACTTCGAGAGCCTGTAATCAAGGGCATAACAAGACCTGAAAAATGGAGGCGTGTACAGCTAAAACGAATATCAAAACTCATCAACGAACATGAAAATGAAATAATTCAGGCTCTTTCAGCAGATTTAAAAAAACCGCCGACAGAAGCGCTTTTTGAAATAATCGCGGTCAATCAAGAGCTCAAACTCGCACAAGAACAACTACGACAGTGGATGCGACCTCAACCTATTGGAGTGCCGTTCTCCCTTAAGCCTGGAGAGGCCTGGACAGAACCTGAACCATTAGGTTGTGTGTTGATAATTGGGCCTTGGAACTATCCATTCTCATTAATCATCCAACCTCTTGTAAGTGCCTTAGCCGCTGGGAATACAGCTGTATTAAAGCCTTCAGAGAATGCACCTCAAACCTCATTATTAATTCAGAGGTTAATCAATCACCTCTTTCCTAAGGATGTCGTTGAAGTAGTTACTGGGGATGGAGAAATTGCTTCTGAATTAGTTCAAAGAGACTTCGACCATATCTTCTTTACAGGTGGAAGTGTTATTGGGAAAAAAGTAATGGAAGCTGCATCGAAAAACCTTACCCCAATTACTTTAGAACTAGGGGGTAAAAGTCCTGCAATAGTTCTAAAAGGTGCCGACCTTGCTGCAACTGCAAGACGTTTAATATGGGGTAAAGGACTAAATGCAGGGCAAACTTGCATTGCGCCTAATCATATTCTTGTGGAAGAAAAACTCAGGTTTTCCCTTCTAAATGAACTTAAAAATGCCCAAATATCTCTTTACGGGGAAAATCCCATACAGTCCCCTCACCTAGCAAAAATAATCAACGGCCACCACTTCGAAAGACTCACAAAACTGTTAGAAGATGCTCGTTCAAAAGGACAAATTCATCATGGTGGAAGATTCAGCCAAGCCCAGAGACAAATCGAGCCAACAATCATAGAAGTGGACGAACAAAGCGATCCCCTTCTAGAAGAAGAATTGTTTGGGCCATTACTGCCTGTGCTCAGCACTCAAAACCTAAATTCTGCTATTGGCTTAATTCAAAAACAACCTCGTCCTTTAGCTATTTACTTATTTGGCGGATCAAAATCAGACCAACAACATTTAATTGAAAAGACAAGCTCGGGTAGTATTTGCTTTAACGACGTTGTAATGCAAGCGGGGATACCGGATCTCCCCTTTGGAGGCGTTGGAGCTAGTGGCATGGGTAGGTACCATGGCTACGCGGGGTTCAAAACCTTTTCCAATGAAAAATCAATTTTAAAAAGACCATTCTGGTTTGATATCAAATTGAGATACCCTCCATATAATCTTGATCCTAAAGTTTTAAAAAACCTTCTTGGCTAA
- a CDS encoding glycerol-3-phosphate dehydrogenase/oxidase, giving the protein MTHNTQNFDLLVIGAGATGSCLAYEASCRGLKVALLDSGDIGGGTSCRSTKLLHGGVRYLELAFKTFDLAQLKLVREALLEREYWLKQVPFLTRRIDLVLPTESLFQKGYYQIGLGIYDALAGERSIAHSRILSKKQLKIALPFLREDLNGGVAYSDGQFDDARLNLLLALTAKRAGAFIKTRCQVIEFEKNANGKLCAAISEDSNGQQNRWNAKAIVNATGIYSDRLRQIANSSVEQRMLTSRGVHLVTAENLCPQNIGLIIPKTNDGRVVFALPFHGRTLVGTTDKPCHFNEVCQPSEQEKNYLINYIRSWFPKTKKHHITSEWSGGRPLLKPLKERVQTSRVVREHEIEILPCGLISAMGGKWTTCRPIALDTLKAVEEVMSHELPKRKQIPIIGSTNNPSLTIKLLYEHKEKLKLLLPNNKLQDKQTTHLLSNYGLEALPMIENTPEKDRQPLSNLIPICKAEFKHWIENEYAQTPTDMLARRCRVAMIDIKEAKNLSSHAVKALRSRGLPTEKLTLEDNPIRLQI; this is encoded by the coding sequence ATGACGCATAACACCCAAAATTTTGATTTACTTGTCATCGGTGCTGGTGCAACTGGTTCTTGTCTAGCTTACGAAGCAAGTTGCCGTGGTTTAAAAGTTGCCCTGTTAGATAGTGGTGATATAGGTGGAGGTACAAGTTGTCGTAGCACTAAACTTCTTCATGGAGGGGTTCGGTATCTCGAATTAGCCTTCAAAACTTTTGATCTTGCACAACTCAAGCTTGTTCGCGAAGCACTACTTGAACGTGAATATTGGCTAAAGCAAGTGCCTTTCCTAACACGACGAATAGACCTTGTTCTCCCCACTGAAAGCCTATTCCAAAAAGGTTATTACCAAATAGGTCTGGGAATTTATGATGCTCTCGCAGGCGAAAGATCTATAGCACATAGTCGAATACTCTCTAAAAAACAATTAAAGATAGCCTTACCATTCTTGAGAGAAGATTTAAACGGTGGGGTTGCCTATAGTGATGGGCAATTTGACGATGCTCGCTTAAACCTTTTACTTGCCCTCACAGCAAAAAGAGCAGGTGCATTTATCAAGACTCGCTGCCAAGTTATAGAGTTTGAAAAAAATGCGAATGGAAAACTTTGTGCTGCTATCAGTGAAGATTCCAATGGTCAACAGAATCGGTGGAATGCTAAGGCAATAGTGAATGCCACTGGAATTTATTCAGACAGACTACGCCAAATAGCCAATAGCAGTGTTGAACAGCGCATGCTTACTAGCCGAGGAGTTCATCTAGTAACTGCAGAAAACTTATGTCCACAAAATATTGGACTAATTATCCCCAAAACCAATGATGGAAGAGTAGTTTTCGCCCTGCCATTTCACGGAAGGACTTTAGTCGGCACAACAGATAAGCCTTGCCATTTTAATGAAGTATGTCAACCCTCAGAGCAAGAAAAAAACTACTTGATTAATTACATTCGCTCCTGGTTCCCAAAAACAAAAAAACATCATATAACAAGTGAATGGTCAGGAGGGAGGCCTCTGCTAAAGCCTCTTAAGGAAAGAGTACAAACAAGTCGTGTTGTCCGTGAACACGAAATTGAAATTCTTCCATGCGGACTAATCAGCGCTATGGGAGGCAAATGGACAACCTGTCGCCCTATTGCTCTGGACACTTTAAAAGCAGTCGAAGAGGTGATGTCCCATGAATTGCCTAAGCGCAAACAAATCCCAATAATTGGTTCAACCAATAATCCTTCTCTGACTATAAAGCTATTATATGAACATAAAGAAAAGCTCAAGCTATTACTGCCTAACAACAAATTACAAGACAAACAAACAACACATCTTCTCTCAAATTACGGACTAGAAGCACTACCGATGATTGAAAATACTCCTGAAAAGGACAGACAACCTCTTAGCAACTTAATTCCTATCTGCAAAGCCGAGTTCAAGCATTGGATCGAAAATGAATATGCTCAAACACCTACTGACATGCTTGCCCGTCGATGCAGGGTGGCAATGATAGACATAAAAGAAGCTAAAAACCTTTCTTCGCATGCGGTAAAGGCTCTCAGGTCTAGAGGTCTACCAACCGAAAAACTCACACTTGAAGATAATCCAATCAGGCTACAAATCTGA
- the glpK gene encoding glycerol kinase GlpK, producing the protein MANQPLLLALDQGTSSSRAAVFTCTGELIASASAPLSIHYPQDGWVEQDPLGIWESQLEAMKSLAKQLSTKQVNAVVSCGITNQRETTIIWRRSNSEPCGPALVWQDGRTTNTCAFWKQEGLEAEWKRRTGLLLDPYFSASKINWLLTNHDEASKANAQEDLCFGTVESWLVWNLTLGEKHCSDMSNASRTLLMDLEHRTWVEPFCDTIGIKMNALPELVPCRGEFGVIAKEHPFGGVPINALLGDQQAATLGQLCLDVGTAKCTYGTGAFLVVNTGNEIKRSNLGLLSTLGWTDEKGIATYCLEGSLFNAGTVVQWLRDGLEIIETADEINQLAEKVTDAAGVMLVPAFTGWGTPHWDPNARGLLIGLTRDSQKGHIARAALEGIALSVATLVELSQKALGKSLGELAVDGGAAKSNLLLQAQANSTGLSIRRPKNLESTAKGAALLAGVQAGLIQDLKDLESQRIEGSKLFTPTIEASARDLWRSKWDEAVLRSLKWHDA; encoded by the coding sequence ATGGCAAATCAACCTCTTCTGCTCGCACTAGATCAAGGAACCAGTAGTTCCAGAGCAGCTGTTTTCACTTGCACAGGTGAACTCATTGCAAGCGCCAGCGCTCCTCTATCGATCCATTATCCACAAGATGGCTGGGTAGAACAAGACCCTCTGGGTATCTGGGAAAGTCAATTAGAAGCTATGAAGAGCTTGGCAAAACAACTCAGCACTAAGCAAGTCAATGCAGTTGTAAGTTGTGGCATTACGAATCAAAGAGAGACAACAATTATTTGGAGGAGAAGTAATAGCGAGCCCTGCGGCCCTGCACTGGTATGGCAGGACGGACGCACAACCAATACCTGCGCATTCTGGAAACAAGAAGGGTTAGAAGCCGAATGGAAGAGACGTACTGGGCTTTTACTCGACCCATATTTCAGTGCGAGCAAAATCAACTGGTTGTTAACCAATCACGATGAAGCTAGTAAAGCCAATGCTCAAGAAGATCTTTGCTTTGGGACAGTAGAGAGTTGGCTTGTTTGGAACCTGACTTTAGGAGAGAAGCACTGCTCTGACATGAGTAACGCCAGTCGCACGCTCTTAATGGATTTGGAGCATAGAACTTGGGTTGAACCTTTTTGCGACACCATTGGAATAAAGATGAATGCCTTGCCAGAGCTAGTGCCATGTCGAGGAGAATTCGGAGTCATCGCTAAAGAACATCCCTTTGGAGGCGTTCCCATAAATGCACTCCTTGGAGATCAACAAGCCGCCACACTTGGTCAACTATGCCTAGATGTTGGAACAGCTAAATGCACTTATGGAACAGGGGCCTTTTTAGTGGTAAATACTGGGAATGAAATCAAACGTTCGAATTTGGGACTATTAAGTACTCTTGGCTGGACAGACGAAAAAGGTATCGCAACTTATTGCCTAGAGGGAAGCCTCTTCAATGCTGGAACAGTTGTGCAATGGTTAAGAGATGGACTAGAAATTATTGAGACCGCAGATGAGATCAATCAACTCGCAGAAAAAGTCACTGATGCTGCCGGAGTAATGCTTGTACCTGCATTCACAGGATGGGGAACACCTCATTGGGATCCAAATGCACGTGGGCTTCTCATAGGACTGACCCGTGACAGTCAAAAAGGACATATAGCTCGAGCTGCACTAGAAGGGATTGCCTTGTCTGTTGCAACATTGGTAGAGCTTTCTCAAAAAGCCTTGGGAAAATCGCTAGGAGAATTAGCCGTAGACGGAGGTGCTGCAAAGTCCAATCTTCTTCTTCAAGCTCAAGCCAATAGCACTGGTCTCAGTATCAGGCGCCCTAAAAATCTCGAAAGCACTGCTAAAGGAGCTGCCCTATTAGCTGGAGTACAGGCAGGTCTGATTCAAGATCTAAAAGATCTTGAATCACAAAGAATTGAAGGGTCAAAACTTTTCACCCCAACAATTGAGGCTTCGGCACGCGATTTATGGCGATCAAAATGGGATGAAGCAGTCCTAAGGAGTCTCAAATGGCATGACGCATAA
- a CDS encoding DUF2079 domain-containing protein, which yields MTSPLFAFSLIFSAILLFLASLQHFLLGTQVSDIGTFEQFSWLIANGKFNVSSSFRGITPLQDHFSLLLIPIGLIYKALPSTYTLLALQSFSLGILPAIAANETAKSNNNRKLLLALIIAITLSPYIFLVNLGDFHPEILTAPLMLLAISETSKRRNWLYYTSLLISLSAKKAQVLFGVGLAIYSLAKGQSKRAITTLTISSIWWIVSSNYSAIGGDYIKLRLGYLGNNIQEIVFTLVTRPWQIFTEASPESILLYTLGLILPFLALISKRSIPAILATFPVYFTNIISSEGIQRELNHHYSIIIVPFLIAGCIETINSWKDISRSVSNRIYYITIITSLLAFIGYSRIGYFSTRYFPLYSEAIAFQEAKQGISSKNSVLTNKTYAAHLANREILKIIETGDYSPVERFDYILLPQSTNLESKGGKLVPIKGSETEKVIETVIQEAREGGLKCSSYNKFIRLCTKSP from the coding sequence ATGACTTCTCCTTTATTTGCATTCTCCTTAATATTCAGCGCAATCCTCTTATTTTTAGCAAGTTTACAGCACTTTCTTTTAGGCACACAAGTTTCTGACATTGGCACATTTGAGCAATTCAGCTGGCTAATCGCAAATGGTAAATTCAATGTTTCCAGTAGTTTTCGAGGTATAACTCCTCTACAAGATCATTTCTCTTTGTTATTAATTCCAATTGGTCTTATATACAAGGCCTTACCGAGTACATATACATTATTAGCCCTTCAATCTTTCTCTCTCGGAATATTACCCGCTATAGCAGCAAATGAAACAGCAAAATCAAACAACAACCGAAAACTATTACTCGCTCTAATAATCGCCATTACGCTTTCTCCATATATCTTTCTAGTCAACCTAGGCGACTTCCATCCAGAAATACTAACAGCCCCTTTAATGCTGTTAGCAATTTCAGAGACCAGTAAACGAAGAAATTGGTTATATTACACATCCTTACTGATCTCACTTTCAGCCAAAAAAGCTCAAGTCTTGTTTGGTGTTGGACTGGCTATATATAGTCTCGCAAAAGGCCAAAGTAAAAGGGCTATCACAACCCTAACTATATCTTCTATTTGGTGGATAGTTTCATCAAACTACTCTGCCATTGGTGGAGATTATATAAAACTTAGGCTTGGGTATCTTGGTAACAACATACAAGAAATAGTATTCACACTAGTCACTAGGCCTTGGCAAATCTTCACTGAAGCCTCTCCCGAATCGATCTTATTATATACACTAGGATTAATACTACCATTTTTAGCTTTAATCAGTAAAAGGTCTATACCTGCAATTTTAGCGACTTTTCCGGTCTATTTTACTAATATAATTTCCTCAGAGGGTATTCAGAGAGAACTGAACCATCATTATTCAATAATAATAGTTCCTTTTCTAATAGCAGGGTGCATAGAGACAATTAATAGCTGGAAAGATATTTCAAGATCTGTCTCAAATAGAATCTATTATATTACAATTATAACTTCACTATTAGCCTTCATCGGCTATTCAAGGATAGGTTATTTTAGCACTAGGTATTTTCCTCTTTACAGCGAAGCGATTGCATTCCAAGAAGCCAAACAGGGGATATCGAGTAAAAACAGTGTTCTAACAAATAAGACCTACGCGGCACATCTTGCAAATAGAGAAATATTAAAAATAATTGAAACAGGCGATTATTCTCCTGTTGAAAGATTCGATTATATTCTATTACCTCAGAGCACTAATCTTGAAAGCAAAGGTGGAAAATTAGTACCAATAAAAGGTTCAGAGACTGAGAAAGTAATTGAGACGGTAATTCAAGAAGCTAGGGAAGGAGGTCTTAAATGTTCATCTTATAATAAGTTCATCAGATTATGCACGAAGAGCCCGTAA
- a CDS encoding LysM peptidoglycan-binding domain-containing protein, translating to MQENNLRNANQIWSGQQLTLPKQANRIQNQTNTSYQTNHFVKEGETIGMIASKYKVSPERLIKNNNLENSDYLYIGQKLAISYNSSNTSTKSTHKVKEGESLIGIARSYQLTPDTILRVNNLKDENFLYPGQELKLPYNASIIHPQKESLKIEEATFRGVHRVTNGETLSSISGTYNIPIETLIAINNISDPNTIIPGTKLRLNYKNKQKVDNLALKNKHKSPNKYSRAVKRSSMNRTWRKYGPLKVNWKEWKSMKGSYVTPTMNSQGKSLYIAVNCEFKKLNSTGKDGNWKNWFSPLDKFEKDLVRDLCLHKRRA from the coding sequence ATGCAAGAAAATAATTTGAGGAATGCTAATCAAATTTGGTCAGGTCAACAATTAACCCTGCCAAAACAGGCAAATCGAATCCAAAACCAAACAAATACTTCCTATCAAACAAATCATTTTGTTAAGGAAGGAGAAACTATAGGGATGATTGCAAGCAAATATAAAGTCAGTCCAGAGCGATTGATTAAAAACAATAATCTAGAAAATTCAGACTATTTATATATTGGGCAAAAGCTAGCTATTTCTTACAATTCATCAAATACATCAACCAAATCAACTCATAAAGTTAAAGAAGGGGAAAGCTTAATTGGAATAGCCAGGTCTTATCAATTAACCCCAGATACCATACTAAGAGTAAATAATTTAAAAGATGAAAACTTCTTATACCCTGGCCAAGAATTAAAGCTGCCATACAATGCAAGCATCATACATCCTCAAAAAGAGTCCCTAAAAATTGAGGAAGCTACTTTTAGGGGGGTTCATAGAGTCACTAATGGTGAAACATTATCTAGCATCTCAGGAACCTATAATATCCCAATTGAAACTCTTATTGCAATTAATAACATCAGTGACCCAAATACAATCATTCCTGGGACTAAACTTCGATTAAATTACAAAAACAAGCAAAAAGTTGACAATCTTGCCTTAAAGAACAAACATAAATCCCCAAATAAGTATTCTAGAGCAGTGAAAAGGTCATCAATGAATAGAACATGGCGTAAGTATGGACCACTTAAGGTTAACTGGAAGGAATGGAAGTCTATGAAAGGAAGCTATGTAACCCCAACGATGAATTCTCAAGGAAAATCTCTTTATATTGCAGTAAATTGTGAATTTAAAAAATTAAACTCAACTGGAAAAGATGGTAATTGGAAAAACTGGTTTTCTCCATTAGACAAATTTGAAAAAGATTTAGTCAGAGATTTATGCCTGCACAAAAGAAGAGCTTAG